The genomic region GTTAGATACCGTTTGCCGCGATACATGCAAAATGTTGGCTACTTCTTTTTGTGTAAAACATAGATCTTCCCGCTTTTCTTCTAAGTTTTTACCTAATTCCATAATTACTCCTCCTTAAATCAATTAAACATAAACACATTTTCGTAATTACAAATCATAGTAGTTTAATACATTTGAGTAACTAACTTATTGTCTTTCGATAAAAACTTGCCCCTATACTGATATTCTAACATGATTTTAATTTAATATAAATAAATACTAATAAGTTTTGTGCATTTTTATTTATAATTGATAACAGATGTTACAAAACCTCACTTGAGAATTATACAAATATTGGCAAATATTCTTTGACACAAAGTTCAGATAATGATAAATTAAAATGAAAAATGGCAATGTTTAATTTTATTAATAAACGTAATGTTTGTCTTTTTAATAAAAAACAAGAAAATAATATTGGGCACGTTGTATAAAATAATTTATCTTTTTTGTAATAGTATGCCCATGAACTTTGCTGCTTTTAATAATTAGA from Ligilactobacillus cholophilus harbors:
- a CDS encoding helix-turn-helix domain-containing protein, translating into MELGKNLEEKREDLCFTQKEVANILHVSRQTVSNWERDVSYPDLESLVSLSDLYHISVDNLLDHTI